In Oncorhynchus tshawytscha isolate Ot180627B linkage group LG06, Otsh_v2.0, whole genome shotgun sequence, the following are encoded in one genomic region:
- the LOC112252863 gene encoding tumor-associated calcium signal transducer 2: MKIWIALLLATFAVGASAQCTCESFKWATCDGTPCQCGVMVGTGEMQNLNCSKLVPKCFLMKAEMYRARKGLSTRTGGKPVKTAFVDNDGIYDPDCETTGAFRAKQCNNTKECWCVNSAGVRRTDKGDESLRCEKLVETYWVRLELKHKPVNNAVDAAKLQAAIATAIQNRYSFDKTFVKEVEYDPEARLIVVDVKKEKGDRKADLSRMAYYMEKDVKVLPLFKDQAKFEPSVDGQKLEMEDILVYYVDEEGPTFTMKRLTGGVIAVIVVVILAVAAGLLVLYLARRRERGYSKAEPREMEAM, encoded by the exons ATGAAGATTTGGATTGCACTTCTTCTTGCGACTTTCGCAGTGGGTGCATCAGCTCAAT GCACATGTGAGAGTTTTAAGTGGGCTACATGTGATGGCACCCCTTGTCAGTGTGGCGTTATGGTGGGAACTGGTGAGATGCAGAACCTGAACTGCTCTAAAT TGGTCCCCAAATGCTTCCTGATGAAGGCAGAGATGTACCGTGCTAGGAAAGGCCTGTCCACTCGTACTGGAGGAAAGCCAGTCAAGACTGCCTTTGTGGACAACGATGGCATCTACGACCCAGACTGTGAGACCACTGGTGCCTTCCGGGCCAAGCAGTGCAATAACACAAAGGAGTGTTGGTGTGTCAACAGTGCTGGCGTGCGCAGAACCGACAAGGGAGACGAGAGCCTTCGGTGTGAGAAGTTGGTGGAGACATA TTGGGTTCGCCTGGAGCTCAAGCACAAGCCAGTGAACAACGCTGTGGATGCTGCTAAGTTGCAGGC TGCCATAGCAACTGCCATCCAGAACCGTTACAGCTTTGACAAGACCTTTGTGAAGGAGGTAGAGTACGACCCTGAGGCTCGCCTGATCGTTGTCGATGTCAAGAAGGAGAAGGGAGACCGCAAGGCCGACCTGTCTCGTATGGCTTACTACATGGAGAAAGAC GTTAAGGTGCTGCCACTGTTCAAGGACCAGGCTAAGTTTGAACCCAGTGTGGACGGTCAGAAGCTGGAGATGGAGGATATCTTGGTGTACTATGTAGACGAGGAGGGCCCCACCTTCACCATGAAAAGGCTGACCGGGGGAGTCATCGCCGTCATCGTGGTGGTCATCCTGGCTGTGGCCGCCGGACTGCTGGTCCTCTACCTTGCGAGGAGGCGAGAGCGGGGGTACAGCAAAGCAGAG CCTAGAGAGATGGAGGCCATGTAG